The Setaria italica strain Yugu1 chromosome IX, Setaria_italica_v2.0, whole genome shotgun sequence genome has a window encoding:
- the LOC101752830 gene encoding protein TIFY 11f translates to MAAADCSGRRRFAVACGVLSRCVRAEAAAGKMVAAESHARAGSASTMLLMPGADVALDVVGEGAAEATPAPTRARLTIMHGGRVLVFDDVTADRAAELVRVAAGQQVILGGSRTTDDVPVARKASLRRFMEKRRDRIATRSPYAAAAAFPTAAENGKEGEADTAGCCLELGISGGSAC, encoded by the coding sequence ATGGCAGCAGCAGAttgcagcggccggcggcggttcGCGGTGGCATGCGGGGTGCTCAGCCGGTGCGTCAGAGCCGAGGCCGCGGCCGGGaagatggtggcggcggagtcTCACGCTCGTGCCGGGTCGGCGTCGACCATGCTTCTCATGCCGGGCGCCGACGTCGCGCTCGACGTTGTCGGGGAAGGGGCGGCCGAGGcaacgccggcgccgacgcgggCGCGGCTGACGATAATGCACGGCGGGCGCGTGCTGGTGTTCGACGACGTCACGGCTGACAGGGCAGCGGAGCTGGtgcgcgtcgccgccggccagcaAGTCATCCTCGGTGGGAGTAGGACGACCGACGACGTCCCGGTGGCAAGGAAGGCGTCGCTGCGGCGGTTCatggagaagaggagggacaggATCGCCACGCGGTcgccgtacgccgccgccgctgcgttcCCGACGGCGGCCGAGAACGGGAAGGAGGGGGAAGCTGACACCGCCGGCTGCTGCCTCGAGCTGGGTATTTCAGGTGGAAGCGCGTGCTGA